The Nicotiana tabacum cultivar K326 chromosome 14, ASM71507v2, whole genome shotgun sequence genome contains a region encoding:
- the LOC142168979 gene encoding uncharacterized protein LOC142168979 yields MPTKRRQEIVQGLNEEAWEGTSQVPPAPTNQHETPNEIQVPLCRTFPHSLLVNVSAILQSIPVVSEFPDVFPDELLGIPPEREIGFAIDVPPNTQPISIPLYTMAPAELKELKDQLKDLLDKGFIRPSTSPWGNPSVISSKERWFVKDVY; encoded by the exons ATGCCTACCAAGAGACGTCAGGAAATTGTTCAGGGATTGAATGAAGAAGCATGGGAGGGCACCAGTCAGGTGCCACCTGCCCCTACAAATCAACATGAAACTCCTAATGAG ATCCAGGTTCCACTTTGTCGTACATTTCCCCATTCGTTGCTAGTAAATGTG TCTGCAATCCTTCAATCAATTCCGGTTGTTAGCGAATTTCCTGATGTGTTCCCCGATGAGCTGTTGGGAATTCCACCTGAGAGAGAGATCGGGTTTGCCATTGATGTGCCACCTAATACGCAACCGATATCTATTCCTCTATACACGATGGCTCCTGCCGAGTTGAAGGAACTAAAAGATCAGTTGAAGGAccttcttgataagggctttatccGACCTAGTACTTCCCCGTGGGGGAACCCCAGTGTTATTAGttcgaaagaaagatggttcgttaaggatgtgtattga